A DNA window from Amycolatopsis sp. DSM 110486 contains the following coding sequences:
- a CDS encoding gamma-glutamylcyclotransferase, which produces MRLFTDADYPAVPYPGARPGTSFVHLDGVGWSLDTAPAGWRDRLPVLAYGSNACPSKITWLRDELGLTGPVVAARVRCTGLAAVWASGLRKVDDQRPATLTALPDVEHHFLWFVTPEQRAVLDVCEGRGTRYHLAQLDGYSVETSDGTRVEGVHAYVGASAVRYPLLVDGHPVRVADVAQSEAALLLGDPAGEHGLKCTIVEPEQIFT; this is translated from the coding sequence CTGAGGCTTTTCACCGACGCCGACTACCCGGCCGTCCCCTACCCCGGGGCACGGCCGGGTACGTCGTTCGTCCACCTCGACGGCGTCGGGTGGTCGCTGGACACCGCGCCGGCCGGCTGGCGCGACCGGCTGCCCGTGCTGGCGTACGGGTCCAACGCTTGCCCGTCGAAGATCACGTGGCTGCGTGACGAGCTCGGCCTGACCGGTCCCGTCGTGGCGGCTCGCGTGCGCTGCACCGGCCTGGCCGCGGTGTGGGCCTCGGGCCTGCGCAAGGTCGACGACCAGCGCCCCGCCACCCTCACCGCACTGCCCGACGTCGAACACCACTTCCTGTGGTTCGTCACGCCCGAGCAGCGCGCGGTCCTCGACGTCTGCGAAGGCCGCGGCACCCGCTACCACCTCGCCCAGCTGGACGGCTACTCCGTCGAGACCTCCGATGGCACGCGTGTCGAGGGTGTCCACGCCTACGTCGGCGCCTCCGCCGTCCGCTACCCACTCCTCGTCGACGGCCACCCGGTCCGCGTCGCCGACGTCGCCCAGTCCGAAGCCGCCCTCCTCCTCGGCGACCCGGCGGGTGAGCACGGCCTGAAGTGCACGATTGTGGAGCCGGAGCAGATCTTCACCTGA
- a CDS encoding PaaI family thioesterase → MTDAEGTSLFHQTMPFASRLGIEALSHAPDLVRSRLAWSESLCTLGGVLHGGALMSLADATGAVCAFLNLPSGASGTTTLESKTNFLRAVRSGHAIASSRPLHAGRRVVVVETEIHDDEGKLVAKVTQTQAVL, encoded by the coding sequence ATGACCGACGCCGAGGGCACTTCGCTGTTCCACCAGACCATGCCGTTCGCCTCCCGGCTCGGCATCGAAGCCCTCTCGCACGCCCCCGACCTGGTCCGCAGCCGGCTGGCGTGGTCCGAGTCGCTGTGCACCCTCGGCGGCGTCCTGCACGGCGGCGCGCTCATGTCCCTGGCCGACGCGACCGGCGCCGTGTGCGCCTTCCTCAACCTCCCTTCGGGCGCTTCGGGCACCACGACCCTGGAGTCGAAGACCAACTTCCTGCGCGCCGTCCGTTCGGGGCATGCGATCGCGTCGTCCCGCCCGCTCCACGCGGGCCGCCGCGTGGTCGTCGTCGAGACGGAAATCCACGACGACGAGGGCAAGCTGGTCGCGAAAGTGACCCAGACGCAAGCGGTGCTCTAG
- a CDS encoding carbohydrate ABC transporter permease produces the protein MAAVLFLLPFYLLLRNGLASRAEITAPDWTLWPRQVHWENFTRLFSLEDVPFARSLLNSAVVATLQTSGLLVICSLAGYGFARIPYHHSKTVFYAVLATLMIPTSVTFVPSFVVVSTLGWLSDLRGLVIPGLFSAFSAFLFRQYFLDFPRELEEAGRVDGLTRWGVFRRIVVPNSRGFFAAIAVISVIGSWNAFLWPLIIAQSPDSWTVQVALSGLLTSQNPQLNLLFLAAAVSILPIVLLFAFLQRYLVRGVTESGVKG, from the coding sequence GTGGCGGCGGTGCTGTTCCTGCTGCCGTTCTACCTGCTGCTGCGCAACGGGCTCGCCTCGCGCGCGGAGATCACGGCTCCTGATTGGACGCTGTGGCCTCGGCAGGTGCACTGGGAGAACTTCACGCGCCTGTTCTCGCTGGAGGACGTGCCGTTCGCGCGAAGCCTGCTCAACTCCGCGGTCGTGGCGACGCTGCAGACGTCGGGGCTGCTGGTGATCTGCTCACTCGCCGGCTACGGGTTCGCCCGGATCCCTTACCACCACTCGAAAACCGTGTTCTACGCGGTGCTCGCGACGCTGATGATCCCGACGTCGGTCACGTTCGTGCCGAGCTTCGTCGTGGTGTCCACGCTCGGCTGGCTCTCGGACCTGCGCGGCCTGGTGATCCCGGGGTTGTTCAGCGCGTTCAGCGCGTTCCTGTTCCGCCAGTACTTCCTGGACTTCCCGCGCGAGCTGGAGGAAGCCGGCCGCGTCGACGGGCTCACGCGCTGGGGCGTGTTCCGGCGCATCGTGGTGCCCAACTCGCGCGGCTTCTTCGCCGCGATCGCCGTGATCTCGGTGATCGGCAGCTGGAACGCGTTCCTGTGGCCGCTGATCATCGCGCAGTCGCCGGACTCGTGGACGGTGCAGGTGGCGCTGTCGGGCCTGCTGACCTCACAGAACCCGCAGCTGAACCTGCTCTTCCTGGCCGCGGCGGTGTCGATCCTGCCAATCGTGCTGCTGTTCGCCTTCCTGCAGCGTTACCTCGTGCGCGGGGTCACGGAGTCGGGTGTGAAGGGCTGA
- a CDS encoding S-(hydroxymethyl)mycothiol dehydrogenase, with the protein MPYEVQGVVSRAKGEPVALETVVVPDPGPGEAVVSVQACGVCHTDLHYREGGINDDFPFLLGHEAAGRVDKVGAGVTDIAPGDYVILNWRAVCGTCRACKRGKPWYCFSTFNAEQPMTLTDGTKLSPALGIGAFLEKTLVHSGQCTKVDERAEPAVAGLLGCGVMAGLGAAINTGAVTRGDSVAVIGCGGVGDAAIAGANLAGATTIIAIDTDDRKLEWAKGFGATHTVNSKGLSQDEVVAAMQDATRSFGPDVVIDAVGRPETWKQAFYGRDLAGTVVLVGVPTPDMRLNDLPLIDFFGRGGSLKSSWYGDCLPSRDFPMLVDLYLQGRLPLDKFVTERIGVGDVERAFERMHHGDVLRSVVEF; encoded by the coding sequence ATGCCGTACGAGGTCCAGGGAGTCGTGTCCCGCGCGAAGGGCGAGCCGGTGGCGCTCGAGACCGTGGTGGTGCCGGACCCGGGTCCGGGCGAGGCGGTCGTATCGGTGCAGGCCTGCGGGGTCTGCCACACCGACCTGCACTACCGCGAGGGCGGGATCAACGACGACTTCCCGTTCCTGCTCGGCCACGAGGCCGCGGGTCGGGTCGACAAGGTCGGTGCCGGGGTCACGGACATCGCGCCGGGCGACTACGTGATCCTCAACTGGCGCGCCGTCTGCGGCACCTGCCGGGCGTGCAAGCGCGGCAAGCCGTGGTACTGCTTCTCCACGTTCAACGCCGAGCAGCCGATGACGCTCACCGACGGCACGAAGCTGTCGCCCGCGCTGGGCATCGGGGCGTTCCTCGAGAAGACGCTCGTCCACAGTGGACAGTGCACGAAGGTGGACGAGCGGGCCGAACCCGCCGTGGCGGGCCTGCTCGGCTGCGGTGTGATGGCGGGCCTCGGCGCGGCCATCAACACCGGCGCCGTGACGCGCGGTGACTCCGTGGCCGTGATCGGCTGCGGCGGCGTGGGCGACGCGGCCATCGCCGGCGCCAACCTCGCGGGCGCGACCACGATCATCGCCATCGACACCGACGACCGGAAGCTCGAGTGGGCCAAGGGCTTCGGCGCCACGCACACCGTGAACAGCAAGGGCCTCAGCCAGGACGAGGTGGTGGCGGCCATGCAGGACGCCACGCGCTCGTTCGGCCCCGACGTGGTCATCGACGCCGTCGGCCGGCCCGAGACGTGGAAGCAGGCCTTCTACGGCCGCGACCTCGCGGGCACCGTCGTGCTGGTCGGCGTGCCGACGCCGGACATGCGCCTGAACGACCTGCCCCTCATCGACTTCTTCGGCCGTGGCGGCTCGCTAAAGTCGTCCTGGTACGGCGACTGCCTGCCCTCGCGCGACTTCCCCATGCTCGTGGACCTGTACCTGCAGGGCCGCCTGCCGCTGGACAAGTTCGTGACCGAGCGCATCGGCGTCGGCGACGTGGAGCGGGCGTTCGAGCGCATGCACCACGGCGACGTCCTGCGCAGCGTGGTGGAGTTCTGA
- a CDS encoding DUF4190 domain-containing protein has protein sequence MTDPYQQQPRQEGQYYGADGYPTPQQPPQQPSAPLPVPYSAPYSGPYPTPYSGPQPMPYGPFPGYVPLRTSGMAIAGMIIGILALITFWVPFWDVIAAFTAIGLSWAGMVQAQKPGYAGQGMGIAGLVCGIIAAIPAVIFLVLFFTAIAATSTSCAFYC, from the coding sequence ATGACCGATCCGTACCAGCAGCAGCCGCGCCAAGAGGGCCAGTACTACGGCGCCGACGGTTATCCGACGCCCCAGCAGCCCCCGCAGCAGCCCTCGGCGCCGCTGCCCGTGCCGTACTCCGCGCCGTATTCGGGGCCGTACCCGACGCCGTACTCGGGACCGCAGCCCATGCCGTACGGGCCGTTCCCGGGTTACGTACCGCTGCGGACGAGCGGCATGGCGATCGCGGGGATGATCATCGGGATCCTCGCGCTGATCACGTTCTGGGTGCCGTTCTGGGACGTGATCGCGGCGTTCACCGCGATCGGGCTGTCGTGGGCGGGCATGGTGCAGGCGCAGAAGCCCGGCTACGCGGGCCAGGGCATGGGCATCGCCGGGCTCGTCTGCGGAATCATCGCCGCGATCCCCGCGGTGATCTTCCTGGTGCTGTTCTTCACGGCGATCGCGGCGACGAGTACGTCGTGCGCGTTCTACTGCTGA
- a CDS encoding peptidase C39 family protein, translated as MRVRSLITLLSIAMVTAGATQVADAAPAHPANDEAINYHEWSGGTFYAGRLDGLALGRDGLRITRPAGTVEHTEPGLGTSRTYEYGSWTSPVFRQGFDATQLIASWNAQTPAKTWLEVEAKGRTSAGVETTWYVMGRWASGDTDIQRTSVDGQSDDNASVDVDTLATKTGVTLRSYQLRVSLYREAGTRVTPTVSTLGAVTSNVPDRFDVAATKPGRARGIELKVPAYAQNIHKGQFPQYGGGGEAWCSPTSTEMVAEYWGKKPTAQQMSWIPSDYLDPSVVYAARNTYDYAYDGTGNWPFNTAYAASLGLRGHITRLHDLNELEDYIARGIPVITSQSFLSDELDGAGYGTSGHIMVVVGFTQAGDVIVNDPASSTDARVRNVYKRDQFEKIWQRTKRYTADGSVASGPGGVVYIVTPA; from the coding sequence ATGCGGGTGCGGAGCTTGATCACGCTATTGTCCATCGCCATGGTGACGGCAGGAGCGACGCAGGTCGCCGACGCGGCGCCGGCGCACCCGGCGAACGACGAGGCGATCAACTACCACGAGTGGTCCGGCGGGACGTTCTACGCGGGCCGGCTCGACGGGCTGGCGCTGGGCCGCGACGGGCTGCGCATCACGCGGCCCGCGGGCACCGTCGAGCACACCGAGCCGGGGCTGGGCACGTCGAGGACCTACGAGTACGGCTCGTGGACGTCGCCGGTGTTCCGGCAGGGGTTCGACGCGACGCAGCTCATCGCGTCGTGGAACGCGCAGACGCCGGCGAAGACGTGGCTGGAGGTCGAGGCGAAGGGCCGCACGTCGGCCGGCGTCGAGACGACCTGGTACGTGATGGGCCGCTGGGCCAGCGGCGACACCGACATCCAGCGCACGAGCGTCGACGGTCAGAGCGACGACAACGCGTCGGTGGACGTCGACACGCTGGCCACGAAGACCGGCGTCACGCTGCGTTCGTACCAGCTGCGTGTGAGCCTCTACCGCGAGGCGGGCACGCGGGTGACGCCGACGGTGTCCACGCTGGGCGCCGTGACCTCGAACGTCCCGGACCGCTTCGACGTGGCGGCCACCAAGCCGGGCCGCGCGCGGGGCATCGAGCTGAAGGTGCCGGCGTACGCGCAGAACATCCACAAAGGACAGTTCCCGCAGTACGGCGGCGGCGGTGAGGCCTGGTGCAGCCCGACGTCCACCGAGATGGTCGCCGAGTACTGGGGCAAGAAGCCGACCGCGCAGCAGATGAGCTGGATCCCTTCGGACTACCTCGACCCGTCCGTCGTCTACGCCGCGCGCAACACCTACGACTACGCCTACGACGGCACCGGCAACTGGCCGTTCAACACCGCGTACGCCGCTTCGCTCGGCCTGCGCGGCCACATCACGCGCCTGCACGACCTCAACGAGCTCGAGGACTACATCGCCCGCGGCATCCCCGTGATCACGTCGCAGTCGTTCCTCTCCGACGAGCTCGACGGTGCCGGCTACGGCACGTCCGGCCACATCATGGTCGTCGTCGGCTTCACCCAGGCCGGCGACGTGATCGTCAACGACCCGGCCTCCAGCACCGACGCACGCGTCCGCAACGTGTACAAGCGCGACCAGTTCGAGAAGATCTGGCAGCGCACGAAGCGCTACACGGCCGACGGCAGCGTGGCGAGCGGGCCGGGCGGAGTGGTGTACATCGTGACGCCGGCCTGA
- a CDS encoding carbohydrate ABC transporter permease yields the protein MKAPARKTRDTLAFWGFVGPFLIGLAVFAYLPIGWSVYLSFFDARNTVTPSVFVGLDNYAHMLTDGPFLASLGTFSVFAVVIVPLTFVLSLALAVGVHQLRFARAFFRSVFFLPFACSYVVASLIWKTSLFSGVRYGLANTVLGLFGADPVAWTGTVDPPLYWIVLVTARLWLQLGFYMILFLAALQRIPVRLYEAAWLDGAKPGWQVFRYITLPQLRATSVAVLLLNLINAYQAFDEFYNIMGDSRGYPPFARPPLVYLYYTSLGSGGQDLGRGSAGAVLLALLIALVTLSQGRLFRFDRGALSSTALS from the coding sequence TTGAAAGCCCCAGCCCGGAAGACCCGGGACACGCTGGCGTTCTGGGGGTTCGTCGGCCCGTTCCTGATCGGGCTGGCCGTGTTCGCGTACCTGCCGATCGGCTGGAGCGTGTACCTGTCGTTCTTCGACGCGCGCAACACCGTGACGCCGAGCGTGTTCGTGGGGCTGGACAACTACGCGCACATGCTCACCGACGGGCCGTTCCTGGCCAGTCTCGGCACGTTCAGTGTGTTCGCGGTGGTGATCGTGCCGCTCACGTTCGTGCTGTCGCTCGCGCTCGCGGTCGGCGTGCACCAGCTGAGGTTCGCGCGCGCGTTCTTCCGCTCGGTGTTCTTCCTGCCCTTCGCTTGCTCGTACGTGGTGGCTTCGCTGATCTGGAAGACGTCGCTGTTCTCAGGGGTGCGCTACGGCCTGGCGAACACCGTGCTGGGCCTGTTCGGCGCCGATCCGGTGGCGTGGACGGGCACGGTCGACCCGCCGCTGTACTGGATCGTGCTGGTGACCGCGCGGCTGTGGCTGCAGCTGGGCTTCTACATGATCCTGTTCCTCGCCGCGCTGCAACGGATTCCGGTCCGGCTCTACGAAGCCGCGTGGCTCGACGGCGCGAAGCCGGGCTGGCAGGTGTTCCGCTACATCACGCTGCCACAGCTGCGCGCGACTTCCGTGGCCGTGCTGCTGCTGAACCTGATCAACGCGTACCAGGCGTTCGACGAGTTCTACAACATCATGGGCGACTCCCGTGGTTATCCACCGTTCGCGCGGCCGCCGCTGGTGTACCTCTACTACACGTCGCTGGGTTCGGGCGGCCAGGACCTGGGCCGCGGCAGCGCGGGCGCGGTGCTGCTGGCGCTGCTCATCGCGCTCGTGACGTTGTCGCAGGGCAGGCTGTTCCGCTTCGACCGTGGTGCCCTCTCGTCAACGGCGCTGTCGTGA
- a CDS encoding TIGR03767 family metallophosphoesterase, with amino-acid sequence MAQLTRRTFTAAGAAGVGLLLCTPTANALDRALKRTASRTVSTTGTTLEQVAAAVSPGTATYSRLTGGPGWPLVVRGDLTAPKDGRDDRRTALGAFVQFTDLHITDTESPARFEYLHPYVSSAHRPQEALGTAATSALVQRVNSVAKGPFTGRPFDFLVTTGDNTDNHELLELDWFLTSLNGGAITPNSGDPSRYEGVQASGNDAFWNPSTPLADDYSKKGFPQLPGLLEAGIAPFTAPGLDVPWFCTFGNHDDSVVGTLPEGIPGIESWYTSRYKVIGKDEDTAKKLGAAINSGKSVPLIELFGGTGTIREVTPDARRRPFTTAEFVTAHLESGNTGPGPVGHGFSANNADGRNVYYTFRIAPGVTGISLDTTTLGGFADGSIGLGQFNWVESTLKRNSSTYYDFFGRKVAQSVTDELFVLFSHHTSDTMGNLLPDSRHLLEPRLNGDTFVGLLNRFPNVVAWVNGHTHLNKITPHVGKTPAQSFWEINTASHVDFPQHARILELADNGDGTLSIFTTLIEASAPYAVDYSARTPSALASLYRELSYNDIHVDLGRVGSAGDHNTELLLTNPLG; translated from the coding sequence ATGGCCCAGCTGACCAGGCGGACTTTCACCGCGGCGGGTGCCGCGGGCGTGGGGTTGCTGCTGTGCACCCCGACCGCCAACGCGCTGGACCGGGCGCTCAAGCGCACGGCCTCGCGCACCGTCAGCACCACGGGCACGACCCTCGAACAGGTCGCCGCAGCCGTCTCCCCCGGTACAGCCACGTACTCCCGCCTCACCGGCGGCCCGGGCTGGCCGCTCGTGGTCCGCGGCGACCTCACCGCGCCGAAGGACGGCCGCGACGACCGGCGGACGGCGCTGGGCGCGTTCGTGCAGTTCACCGACCTGCACATCACCGACACCGAGTCGCCCGCGCGGTTCGAGTACCTGCACCCGTACGTCAGCTCGGCGCACCGGCCGCAGGAAGCCCTCGGCACGGCCGCGACGAGCGCGCTGGTGCAGCGGGTGAACAGCGTCGCGAAGGGACCGTTCACCGGCCGGCCGTTCGACTTCCTCGTGACCACCGGCGACAACACCGACAACCACGAGCTGCTGGAGCTCGACTGGTTCCTGACCAGCCTCAACGGCGGCGCCATCACGCCGAACTCCGGCGACCCCAGCCGGTACGAAGGCGTGCAGGCCTCGGGCAACGACGCGTTCTGGAACCCGTCGACCCCGCTCGCCGACGACTACTCGAAGAAGGGCTTCCCGCAGCTGCCGGGCCTGCTCGAAGCGGGCATCGCGCCGTTCACCGCGCCGGGGCTCGACGTGCCGTGGTTCTGCACGTTCGGCAACCACGACGACAGCGTGGTCGGCACGCTGCCGGAAGGTATCCCGGGCATCGAGAGCTGGTACACGAGCCGGTACAAGGTGATCGGCAAGGACGAGGACACCGCGAAGAAGCTCGGCGCGGCCATCAACAGCGGCAAGAGCGTGCCGCTGATCGAGCTGTTCGGCGGCACCGGCACGATCCGCGAGGTCACACCCGACGCGCGCCGGCGGCCGTTCACCACGGCGGAGTTCGTGACCGCGCATCTCGAGTCCGGCAACACCGGTCCGGGTCCGGTCGGCCACGGCTTCTCGGCGAACAACGCCGACGGTCGCAACGTCTACTACACGTTCCGCATCGCCCCTGGCGTCACCGGCATCAGCCTCGACACCACCACGCTGGGCGGTTTCGCGGACGGTTCGATCGGGCTCGGCCAGTTCAACTGGGTGGAGTCGACGCTCAAGCGCAACTCCTCGACGTACTACGACTTCTTCGGCCGCAAGGTCGCCCAATCGGTGACCGACGAGCTGTTCGTGCTGTTCAGCCACCACACGAGCGACACCATGGGCAACCTCCTGCCCGACTCGCGCCACCTGCTGGAGCCGCGCCTGAACGGCGACACGTTCGTGGGGCTGCTCAACCGCTTCCCGAACGTCGTGGCATGGGTCAACGGCCACACGCACCTCAACAAGATCACCCCGCACGTCGGCAAGACGCCCGCGCAGAGCTTCTGGGAGATCAACACCGCCTCCCACGTCGACTTCCCGCAGCACGCCCGCATCCTCGAACTGGCCGACAACGGCGACGGCACTCTGTCGATCTTCACCACGCTGATCGAGGCTTCCGCGCCCTACGCGGTGGACTACTCCGCGCGCACGCCTTCCGCCCTGGCTTCGCTGTACCGCGAGCTGTCATACAACGACATCCACGTGGACCTGGGCCGCGTCGGCTCGGCGGGCGACCACAACACCGAACTGCTGCTCACCAACCCGCTCGGTTGA
- a CDS encoding ABC transporter substrate-binding protein, giving the protein MQSRSRRSFLTLAGTAAVGAVAAACGSNTGRPGDPPPSTAMSAGPPPSKPAAKVTLQQWYHAYGEDGVQDAVRGYAASYPGATVKVQWNPGDYDSKIVTALQNSAVPDVFEAQVKIDWVRQNQVVALDDLIGPVKNDFSPAVLAAQTVEGKVYGIPQATDTQVLFYRPSLLQAAGVQPPQTVDELVDAAGKLSRDGVKGLFVGNDGGVATLTGPLLWSAGLDYLKPGGREVGFDDPRAATALGKLRALNANSSLLLGAPTDWSDPGAFIDGLCAMQWTGLWNMPKIRDAFNDDFAVLPFPKLDNSGAPSVPVGAYGAMVNAKSKHVAEAKAFVKWLWVDQTTDQLEFATRFGFHVPARQSLIDKADTLRSGPAADVARFVKENSHLVGGPVWTQQANTALSDAVAKIAKEGADPVAQTKAAVTVAQSELKRLFG; this is encoded by the coding sequence ATGCAGTCACGCAGCAGGAGGTCGTTCCTCACTCTCGCGGGAACGGCAGCAGTGGGCGCGGTCGCGGCCGCGTGTGGTTCGAACACCGGGCGCCCAGGCGACCCGCCGCCGTCCACCGCGATGTCGGCCGGACCGCCGCCGTCGAAACCGGCCGCGAAGGTGACGCTGCAGCAGTGGTACCACGCGTACGGCGAAGACGGCGTGCAGGACGCCGTGCGCGGCTACGCGGCCTCGTACCCGGGCGCGACCGTGAAGGTGCAGTGGAACCCGGGTGACTACGACTCGAAGATCGTGACCGCGCTGCAGAACAGCGCCGTGCCCGACGTGTTCGAGGCCCAGGTGAAGATCGACTGGGTGCGCCAGAACCAGGTCGTGGCGCTCGACGACCTCATCGGCCCGGTGAAGAACGACTTCAGCCCCGCCGTGCTGGCCGCGCAGACCGTGGAGGGCAAGGTCTACGGCATCCCGCAGGCCACCGACACGCAGGTGCTCTTCTACCGCCCGAGCCTGCTGCAGGCCGCGGGCGTGCAGCCGCCGCAGACCGTCGACGAGCTGGTGGACGCCGCCGGCAAGCTCTCGCGCGACGGCGTGAAGGGCTTGTTCGTGGGCAACGACGGCGGCGTCGCCACGCTGACCGGCCCGCTGCTGTGGTCGGCCGGGCTCGACTACCTCAAGCCCGGCGGCCGCGAGGTCGGCTTCGACGACCCGCGCGCGGCCACCGCGCTGGGCAAGCTGCGCGCGTTGAACGCCAACAGCTCCCTGCTGCTCGGCGCGCCCACCGACTGGTCCGACCCGGGCGCGTTCATCGACGGCCTGTGCGCGATGCAGTGGACCGGGCTGTGGAACATGCCGAAGATCCGCGACGCGTTCAACGACGACTTCGCCGTGCTGCCCTTCCCCAAGCTGGACAACAGCGGCGCCCCTTCGGTGCCCGTGGGCGCGTACGGCGCGATGGTCAACGCGAAGAGCAAGCACGTGGCCGAGGCCAAGGCGTTCGTGAAGTGGCTGTGGGTCGACCAGACGACCGACCAGCTGGAGTTCGCCACGCGCTTCGGGTTCCACGTGCCGGCGCGCCAGAGCCTCATCGACAAGGCCGACACGCTGCGCTCGGGCCCGGCCGCCGACGTCGCGCGGTTCGTGAAGGAGAACAGCCACCTCGTCGGCGGTCCCGTGTGGACCCAGCAGGCGAACACCGCGCTGTCCGACGCGGTCGCGAAGATCGCCAAGGAGGGCGCCGACCCGGTGGCGCAGACCAAGGCGGCGGTGACGGTCGCGCAGTCCGAGCTGAAGCGCTTGTTCGGGTGA